From the genome of Staphylococcus haemolyticus, one region includes:
- a CDS encoding GntR family transcriptional regulator — translation MKEGYPEQWLGGMSKGEGVAAEIRLQIVSGEIEVDTLLTENQVAKQFDVSRSPVRDAFKLLQTDQLIQLERMGAKVLQFGDQEKKELYDLRLMLESFAFSKIKHIDRAPITKEMRKHLEMMKVAVKFEDAEAFTQHDIQFHEAMINASNHQYLQTFWNHLKPVIETLVLLSMRHRMEQDKADFERIHSNHEVFIEAVEQYDSTKLREAFHLNFDDVGEDIESFWLR, via the coding sequence GTGAAAGAAGGTTATCCAGAACAATGGCTTGGTGGCATGTCTAAAGGAGAAGGTGTCGCAGCAGAAATACGATTGCAAATTGTGAGTGGGGAAATCGAAGTAGATACGCTACTTACTGAGAATCAAGTCGCAAAACAATTTGATGTTAGTCGTTCCCCTGTTAGAGATGCATTCAAATTATTACAAACGGATCAACTTATTCAATTAGAACGCATGGGAGCTAAAGTTTTACAGTTTGGTGATCAAGAGAAGAAAGAACTCTATGATTTACGTTTAATGTTAGAGTCATTTGCCTTCTCTAAGATCAAACACATTGATAGAGCACCTATAACTAAAGAGATGCGTAAGCACCTTGAAATGATGAAAGTAGCAGTTAAATTCGAAGATGCTGAAGCATTTACACAACATGACATTCAATTTCATGAAGCAATGATTAACGCATCAAACCATCAATATTTACAAACATTCTGGAATCATTTGAAACCCGTAATCGAAACACTCGTATTACTATCTATGAGACATCGCATGGAACAGGATAAAGCAGATTTTGAACGTATTCATAGCAACCATGAGGTGTTTATTGAAGCGGTAGAACAATATGACTCTACAAAATTAAGAGAAGCCTTCCATTTAAATTTCGATGATGTTGGGGAAGATATTGAAAGTTTCTGGCTAAGATAA
- a CDS encoding gluconate:H+ symporter, with protein MFGDIWPLISVVIGILLLLSLIIFLKLNTFISLIITSVVTAILLGMPLNKIMETIEAGMGSTLGHIALIFGLGAMLGKLLADGGGANRIADTLIAKFGPKHVQWAMLVAAFIVGIALFFEVGLVLLIPLVFTIAKRAKVSPLKLGLPMVTALSVTHGFLPPHPGPVVIAKELKANVGEVLLFGIIIAIPVTIIAGPVFNKIAQKIIPSAYTREGDISALGSQKEFKESEMPGFGLSLFTAILPVILMLISTIVQLMTGHEEAKNLFEQIVYFIGTAGTAMLISVIFAIFSMGLNRGRKMDDIMKSVTNAIYPIGMMILIIGGGGTFKQVLIDGGVGDTIAKMFEGSTMSPILLAWIVAAVLRIALGSATVAAISTTGIVLPLLQHSDVNVALVVLAIGAGSVILSHVNDAGFWMFKEYFGLTVKETFLTWSLLETIISVSGIIFILFISLFV; from the coding sequence ATGTTTGGAGATATTTGGCCACTTATCAGTGTTGTTATCGGGATTTTATTACTATTATCATTAATTATATTCTTGAAATTGAACACATTTATTTCATTAATCATCACTTCTGTCGTGACTGCTATACTATTAGGCATGCCATTAAATAAAATAATGGAGACAATTGAAGCGGGAATGGGAAGTACGCTTGGCCACATTGCTTTAATTTTTGGATTAGGGGCAATGCTTGGTAAATTACTTGCAGATGGTGGCGGTGCGAATCGAATTGCCGACACATTGATTGCTAAGTTTGGACCTAAACACGTGCAATGGGCAATGTTAGTTGCAGCATTTATTGTAGGTATCGCATTATTCTTCGAAGTAGGTTTAGTGTTATTAATTCCGTTAGTGTTTACAATTGCTAAACGTGCAAAGGTATCACCGCTTAAATTAGGTTTACCAATGGTGACAGCTTTATCAGTAACGCACGGTTTCTTACCACCACACCCTGGACCAGTCGTTATCGCTAAAGAACTAAAAGCGAATGTGGGAGAAGTATTACTATTTGGAATCATCATTGCAATTCCAGTAACGATTATTGCTGGACCTGTATTTAATAAAATTGCACAAAAAATTATCCCTTCAGCTTACACGCGTGAAGGTGATATCTCAGCATTGGGTTCTCAAAAAGAATTTAAAGAATCTGAAATGCCAGGTTTCGGGTTAAGTTTATTTACAGCAATATTGCCAGTGATCTTAATGTTAATTTCAACTATTGTTCAATTAATGACTGGCCATGAAGAAGCTAAAAATTTATTTGAACAAATTGTTTACTTCATAGGTACGGCTGGTACTGCAATGTTAATTTCAGTTATCTTCGCGATCTTCTCAATGGGCTTGAACCGTGGCAGAAAGATGGACGACATTATGAAGTCAGTTACAAATGCCATCTATCCAATTGGTATGATGATCTTAATCATTGGTGGTGGTGGCACATTCAAGCAAGTATTAATTGATGGTGGCGTGGGTGATACAATCGCCAAAATGTTCGAAGGTTCTACAATGTCACCTATCTTACTTGCTTGGATAGTAGCAGCGGTATTACGTATTGCATTAGGTTCAGCTACTGTAGCTGCAATCTCTACAACAGGTATCGTTTTACCATTATTGCAACACTCAGACGTTAACGTTGCACTCGTTGTACTTGCAATAGGAGCAGGAAGCGTAATTCTTTCTCACGTAAACGACGCAGGATTCTGGATGTTTAAAGAATACTTCGGTTTAACCGTAAAAGAAACATTCCTAACTTGGTCATTACTTGAGACAATCATATCAGTATCAGGTATCATCTTTATTTTATTCATTAGCTTGTTTGTATAA
- a CDS encoding GTP pyrophosphokinase: protein MYVERKPSLYIEELRSEFKDNLHHFKDGDEAFDRLIGFVELDHLYSSALKEISTKLDILDDNFNHVYKHNPIHHMERRVKEMNSLIKKLHRKQLDISAESAREHILDIAGIRVVCNYLEDIYVIEKMLLKQEDVKLLKRKDYIKNPKDNGYRSLHIVVSIPVFLSNKVEKLPVEIQIRTIGMDMWASLEHKIRYKNNASTDDYSDMLKDCALEIADVESKMQSIHSAISDNN, encoded by the coding sequence ATGTATGTAGAAAGAAAACCATCATTGTATATAGAAGAATTACGAAGTGAATTTAAAGATAACTTACATCATTTTAAAGATGGAGACGAAGCCTTTGATAGACTTATTGGCTTCGTAGAACTGGACCACTTATACTCCTCAGCCTTAAAAGAAATCAGTACAAAATTAGATATTCTAGATGACAACTTTAATCACGTTTATAAACACAACCCTATTCACCATATGGAACGCCGTGTGAAAGAAATGAACAGCTTAATTAAAAAGTTGCACCGCAAACAACTAGATATTAGTGCAGAAAGTGCTCGTGAACATATATTAGATATTGCAGGTATTCGCGTTGTTTGTAACTATTTAGAGGATATTTATGTCATTGAAAAGATGCTATTAAAACAAGAGGATGTCAAACTTCTAAAACGTAAAGACTATATTAAAAATCCAAAAGACAACGGCTATCGAAGCTTACATATTGTTGTGTCTATCCCAGTATTCTTATCAAATAAAGTTGAAAAGCTTCCAGTGGAGATTCAAATTAGAACCATTGGTATGGATATGTGGGCAAGTCTAGAGCATAAAATTCGCTATAAAAATAATGCGAGTACGGATGATTATAGTGATATGTTAAAAGACTGTGCACTTGAAATTGCAGATGTAGAATCTAAAATGCAATCGATTCATTCTGCTATTTCAGATAATAACTAA
- the galU gene encoding UTP--glucose-1-phosphate uridylyltransferase GalU yields the protein MKQIKKAIIPAAGLGTRFLPATKAMPKEMLPILDKPTIQYIVEEASRAGIEDIIIVTGKHKRAIEDHFDNQKELEMVLEEKGKDDLLEKVQYSTDLANIFYVRQKEQKGLGHAIHTARQFIGNEPFAVLLGDDIVESETPAIKQLMNVYEETGHSVIGVQEVPESVTHRYGIIDPLEKEGRRYEVKQFVEKPKQGTAPSNLAIMGRYILTPEIFDYLETQKEGAGNEIQLTDAIERMNSDIPVYAYDFDGDRYDVGEKLGFVKTTIEYALKDPKMKDELIKFIKELGF from the coding sequence TTGAAACAGATAAAAAAAGCAATCATACCTGCTGCTGGTTTAGGGACGCGATTCTTACCAGCCACTAAAGCGATGCCTAAAGAAATGCTTCCTATTCTAGATAAACCTACAATTCAATACATAGTGGAAGAGGCTTCTCGTGCAGGAATTGAAGATATTATCATCGTAACTGGTAAACATAAACGCGCAATTGAAGATCATTTTGATAATCAAAAAGAATTAGAAATGGTTCTTGAAGAAAAAGGAAAAGATGACCTACTTGAGAAAGTACAATATTCTACGGACTTAGCAAACATCTTCTACGTTCGACAAAAAGAACAGAAGGGATTAGGACATGCGATTCACACAGCACGTCAATTTATTGGAAATGAGCCATTTGCAGTCTTATTAGGTGATGACATTGTTGAATCAGAGACACCAGCCATTAAACAATTGATGAACGTTTACGAAGAAACAGGCCATTCAGTCATTGGCGTTCAAGAAGTACCAGAGAGCGTTACTCATAGATATGGTATTATTGATCCATTAGAAAAAGAAGGCCGTCGTTACGAGGTAAAACAATTTGTTGAGAAACCGAAACAAGGTACAGCACCTTCAAATCTAGCCATCATGGGACGTTACATCTTAACACCTGAGATATTTGACTACCTTGAAACACAAAAAGAGGGCGCTGGAAATGAAATTCAGCTCACTGATGCGATTGAACGTATGAATAGTGATATTCCAGTTTATGCATACGACTTTGATGGTGATCGTTACGATGTTGGAGAAAAATTAGGTTTCGTTAAAACAACGATTGAATATGCACTTAAAGATCCAAAGATGAAAGATGAACTCATTAAGTTTATAAAAGAATTAGGATTTTAA
- the gntK gene encoding gluconokinase: MKYMIGVDIGTTSTKSVLYDENGQFIMKHNIGYPLHTPNVDVSEENPDELFDAVLMTVKYVVREANIKKEDIKLISFSAQMHSLIALDAEHHRLTESITWADNRASKYAELINKEHQGSDIYQRTGTPIHPMSPLSKIFWMKHEQSDIYKQTAMFADIKTYIFYQLFEKYVIDYSMASATGMFNLEKLDWDKEALELMGITEAQLPQLVPTTHILKGMKKRYATLMGIDENTPIIVGASDGVLSNLGVNSYKKGEVAVTIGTSGAIRTVINKPRTDYKGRIFCYVLDEDHYVIGGPVNNGGVVLRWLRDELLASEVETAKRLGVDPYDVLTKIASRVKPGAEGLIFHPYLAGERAPLWNADARGSFFGLTLSHQKEHMIRAALEGVLYNLYTVYLALIEVMNETPSTIKATGGFAKSEVWRQMMADIFDTDLIVPESFESSCLGACVLGLKALGEIDDFSIIEEMVGTTNAHQPDSETVQVYQQLVSIFINLSRSLEERYAEIADFQRKHME; the protein is encoded by the coding sequence ATGAAGTACATGATTGGTGTTGACATAGGAACAACGAGTACGAAATCAGTATTATACGATGAAAATGGACAATTCATCATGAAACACAACATTGGTTACCCCTTACATACTCCCAATGTAGACGTTTCTGAAGAGAACCCTGACGAATTATTCGATGCAGTACTAATGACTGTGAAATATGTTGTTAGAGAAGCAAATATAAAAAAAGAAGACATCAAACTTATTTCATTTAGTGCACAAATGCATAGTCTGATTGCACTTGATGCAGAACATCATCGTTTGACTGAGAGCATTACTTGGGCAGACAATCGCGCGAGTAAATACGCAGAATTAATTAATAAAGAACATCAAGGTTCAGACATCTATCAACGCACAGGAACACCAATTCATCCGATGTCACCATTATCTAAGATATTCTGGATGAAGCATGAACAATCAGATATTTATAAACAAACTGCCATGTTCGCAGATATAAAAACTTACATATTCTATCAACTATTTGAAAAATATGTCATCGATTACTCAATGGCATCAGCTACGGGCATGTTCAATCTTGAAAAACTTGACTGGGATAAAGAGGCACTTGAATTGATGGGTATCACTGAAGCACAACTACCACAACTGGTACCTACGACACATATTCTTAAAGGTATGAAGAAACGCTATGCAACTTTAATGGGCATTGATGAGAATACACCTATTATTGTAGGTGCAAGTGATGGTGTTCTCTCTAACTTAGGAGTGAATAGTTATAAAAAAGGCGAAGTCGCTGTCACAATCGGTACATCTGGCGCGATTCGAACAGTCATTAATAAACCTCGCACCGATTATAAAGGACGTATCTTCTGTTACGTACTAGACGAAGATCATTATGTCATTGGTGGACCAGTGAATAATGGTGGAGTTGTCTTGAGATGGTTACGAGACGAACTCCTTGCAAGTGAAGTTGAAACTGCAAAACGTTTAGGTGTTGATCCATATGATGTACTGACTAAAATCGCAAGTCGGGTTAAGCCAGGTGCAGAAGGTCTCATCTTCCATCCATACCTTGCAGGTGAACGTGCACCATTGTGGAACGCCGATGCTCGTGGTTCATTCTTCGGTCTTACACTCTCGCATCAAAAAGAACATATGATTCGTGCTGCTTTAGAAGGTGTACTCTATAATCTTTATACAGTTTATCTTGCGCTTATAGAAGTAATGAACGAAACACCAAGCACAATCAAAGCAACAGGAGGATTTGCTAAGAGTGAAGTGTGGCGTCAAATGATGGCAGATATCTTCGACACAGATCTTATCGTGCCTGAAAGCTTTGAAAGTTCTTGTTTAGGCGCTTGTGTATTAGGTTTGAAAGCATTAGGGGAAATTGATGACTTCTCAATTATTGAAGAAATGGTCGGGACAACGAATGCACATCAACCTGATTCAGAAACCGTTCAAGTGTATCAACAGTTAGTTTCAATCTTCATTAATTTAAGTCGCTCATTAGAAGAACGTTATGCAGAAATTGCAGATTTTCAACGTAAGCACATGGAATAA
- a CDS encoding MFS transporter, producing MVQRQKKSSIRWFFALAFFIIGVIAYMDRSNISYIAPQMMEDLHMTKQQFGLLASFFSLGYALMQVPSGMLAEKFGPRKMITIALVWWSAFTIFTGMIKHHGLLYLVRFLFGIGEAPMYPSNAVFNANWFSKDEKGRASSMLLAGSYFGPVLAPVITIAIVNAFNWQAVFYIFGAVGILIAILWGIIAKDLPEQHRMVNDAEKHFIMENRDLVQTSKSLPPWNQFFRRVSFYAIAGQYFVVQFVISLFLIWLPTYLTEQYHVEFKDMTISSLPWFIMFILILSAGAISDKILRSGQSRFVSRGLIAIVGFIVFAVSIFFAVHTENLYVTIFWLSLGLGGMGVSMGMSWAAANDIGRNFAGTVSGWMNLWGNIGALLSPFLAGALVASLGWTMTFQLLIIPAVIAAILWLFVSPDKPLIKDESRELK from the coding sequence ATGGTACAAAGACAAAAGAAAAGTAGTATTCGTTGGTTTTTCGCATTAGCATTTTTTATCATAGGTGTTATTGCCTACATGGATAGATCTAACATCTCATATATTGCCCCACAAATGATGGAAGATTTACATATGACAAAGCAACAATTTGGTCTGTTAGCTTCATTCTTCTCATTAGGTTACGCGTTAATGCAAGTACCTTCTGGTATGCTAGCTGAGAAATTTGGACCTCGTAAGATGATTACAATCGCTTTAGTATGGTGGAGTGCTTTCACTATCTTTACAGGTATGATTAAACATCACGGTTTATTATATTTAGTACGTTTCTTATTCGGTATTGGTGAAGCGCCAATGTATCCATCAAACGCTGTGTTTAATGCAAACTGGTTCTCTAAAGATGAGAAAGGTAGAGCATCTAGTATGTTACTCGCTGGTTCTTATTTTGGACCTGTATTAGCGCCTGTGATTACTATTGCTATTGTAAATGCATTTAATTGGCAAGCTGTATTTTACATTTTCGGTGCTGTAGGTATTTTAATTGCAATATTATGGGGAATCATTGCGAAAGACTTACCAGAGCAACACCGTATGGTTAATGACGCTGAGAAACATTTCATTATGGAGAATCGTGACCTTGTTCAAACAAGTAAATCACTACCACCTTGGAATCAATTCTTCCGTCGTGTAAGTTTCTATGCGATTGCAGGTCAATACTTTGTAGTACAATTCGTTATTTCATTATTCTTAATTTGGTTACCAACTTATTTAACTGAGCAATATCATGTTGAATTTAAAGACATGACAATTAGTTCATTACCTTGGTTTATCATGTTTATTTTAATTTTATCTGCTGGTGCGATTTCAGATAAAATTTTACGTAGCGGACAATCAAGATTCGTTTCAAGAGGTTTAATTGCCATTGTTGGTTTCATCGTGTTCGCAGTTTCAATTTTCTTTGCAGTACATACTGAGAATTTATACGTAACGATTTTCTGGTTATCACTTGGTTTAGGTGGTATGGGTGTATCAATGGGTATGAGCTGGGCAGCAGCGAATGACATTGGTAGAAACTTTGCCGGTACAGTATCTGGTTGGATGAACTTATGGGGTAACATTGGTGCATTATTAAGTCCGTTCTTAGCTGGTGCGTTGGTTGCATCACTTGGTTGGACAATGACTTTCCAATTATTAATTATTCCAGCAGTCATCGCAGCAATTTTATGGTTGTTTGTATCACCAGACAAACCATTGATTAAAGATGAAAGTCGTGAATTAAAATAA
- a CDS encoding MerR family transcriptional regulator, with amino-acid sequence MSHYKVGELANHLGVTVRTLQYYDCKGLLTAERASESNRRYYNDDHIQQLQLIFLLKQFGCTLDEIKTLLYEDSDMQTLKALLQLHKKKLETSIHDQTKALKHLNNVDQYISSHSSAPINHLSDVDKAVKQSTTLKSFKSKVWISAGIIGIIQYTGLITSLIRSSSKPFIAIVPILVTYAVGLTTYYYKNISYLCPNCQHTFKPSLKQFILARHTMQTRKLECPKCHETHYCIEVSDEKK; translated from the coding sequence ATGTCACATTATAAAGTTGGAGAGCTAGCCAATCATTTAGGAGTTACAGTTCGAACACTACAATATTATGATTGTAAAGGCTTATTGACAGCTGAACGTGCATCAGAATCAAATCGTAGATATTACAATGACGATCATATACAACAATTACAGTTAATATTCTTATTGAAACAATTCGGTTGTACATTGGACGAAATTAAAACGCTATTATACGAAGATAGCGATATGCAGACGCTTAAAGCATTGTTGCAACTGCATAAGAAAAAATTAGAGACAAGCATTCACGATCAAACAAAAGCACTAAAACATTTGAACAACGTTGACCAATATATTTCAAGTCACTCAAGCGCTCCAATAAATCATTTATCTGACGTAGATAAAGCAGTGAAACAATCGACTACATTGAAATCGTTTAAAAGTAAAGTATGGATTAGCGCAGGTATCATTGGCATTATTCAATACACAGGGTTAATCACAAGTTTAATAAGAAGTTCGAGTAAACCATTTATTGCGATAGTGCCTATCTTAGTAACCTATGCCGTTGGATTAACAACATATTATTATAAAAATATTTCATATCTGTGTCCCAATTGCCAACATACGTTTAAGCCATCATTGAAACAGTTCATCTTGGCACGACATACTATGCAAACACGTAAATTAGAATGCCCTAAGTGTCACGAAACACATTACTGCATCGAAGTTTCAGATGAGAAGAAATAG
- a CDS encoding DUF2188 domain-containing protein, giving the protein MPWTMNDYPNTWKNFDELERKKAIDIGNAMLKDGYKEGDVIPIATQQAKDWYKDATKDELDELKHKHITQHQKDQSANPKLNDENVHVYFEDDEWKVKTEGAKQASDTFEKKADATKRAQDIADNRGTKVIEHNKNETS; this is encoded by the coding sequence ATGCCTTGGACAATGAATGATTATCCGAATACTTGGAAGAACTTCGATGAATTAGAACGTAAGAAAGCAATTGATATTGGTAATGCTATGTTAAAAGATGGCTATAAAGAAGGCGATGTTATACCGATTGCTACACAGCAAGCTAAAGATTGGTATAAAGATGCGACGAAAGATGAGCTAGATGAATTGAAACACAAACACATTACCCAACACCAAAAAGATCAATCCGCAAACCCAAAACTAAATGACGAAAATGTACATGTCTATTTCGAAGATGATGAATGGAAAGTGAAAACAGAAGGTGCGAAACAAGCGTCTGATACGTTTGAGAAGAAAGCAGACGCCACTAAACGCGCACAAGACATCGCTGATAATCGTGGTACTAAAGTCATCGAACATAATAAAAATGAAACATCATAA
- a CDS encoding FUSC family protein: MGNVLKSLITFDTSKVDPMKGVRQGLLLIIPALLGYFLGNFALGLLVSTGTLAHIYVFKSSPRSMIRTVILCSISFAICMILGTLTVTEPILYGVTLLLVTVIPYYIFSALKIAGPSSTFFLVTFCLPSNLPIAPNEALYRGLAILVGGAIATLVVILTILFQKQKIENRAINSDFNMIKELMHNYNDVDKFKESAKTAVTQFKNSDELLITATAGVNQKLSPRFQRLLLLHTSAQGLYSELLELHEKGIRPIPNELVEMMDVAIRNAYRTTASREKWIKEVHVDEAFDDLLQYILKIDEITNLDSSQIEHEASVRKPLYSQRIIHNLTLDSIVFRNTLIYAVIMAVAIFISLAFNIQKSYWIPLTAHTVLLGMTTRRMLNRSVARGLGTILGTLVLSTILYFNPHLIIAVIIMGIAAMVTETFVGSNYAFAVIFITIQVILLNGLASDNLSISIAYTRIFDVLIGIVIAVIGILLINRQTASAMLPRTIAEVVRKEAVIFQYLFSENHYQDDLRERDESLALSVKMSNMTQINNSASGELFSNQEVIRYYYPSIIALEEINFMLMRAMQNHQRQRISDQQMGEYLVTFENLAKHFELQSRLEINELSDLPQYNYIKSALMRLQNNCVHTRKDIDDVENGVAIKA; encoded by the coding sequence TTGGGAAATGTTTTAAAATCACTTATCACATTTGATACAAGTAAAGTTGACCCGATGAAAGGTGTCAGACAAGGCTTGTTATTAATAATCCCAGCACTCTTAGGTTATTTCCTAGGCAATTTCGCATTAGGATTGCTCGTATCAACAGGGACATTGGCGCATATCTATGTGTTCAAAAGTTCTCCGCGTTCAATGATTAGAACAGTTATTTTATGTTCGATATCATTCGCGATATGTATGATACTGGGAACGCTAACGGTGACTGAACCGATATTATATGGCGTAACATTATTATTAGTTACAGTTATCCCTTATTACATCTTCAGTGCATTGAAGATTGCAGGACCATCTTCAACATTCTTTCTTGTAACGTTTTGTTTACCAAGTAACTTGCCAATAGCACCAAATGAAGCGTTATACCGTGGTTTAGCAATTCTTGTTGGTGGTGCGATTGCTACATTAGTAGTCATCTTGACAATACTTTTCCAAAAACAAAAAATCGAAAATAGAGCGATTAATTCGGACTTTAACATGATTAAAGAATTAATGCACAATTATAATGATGTTGATAAATTTAAAGAAAGTGCAAAAACAGCGGTAACGCAGTTTAAAAATTCAGATGAATTGTTAATCACTGCAACGGCTGGAGTGAACCAGAAATTGAGTCCGCGCTTCCAAAGACTGTTATTACTCCACACATCAGCACAGGGGTTATATTCAGAGTTATTGGAACTACATGAAAAAGGTATACGCCCTATACCAAACGAACTAGTTGAAATGATGGATGTTGCGATACGAAATGCATATCGAACAACAGCCTCTCGTGAAAAGTGGATAAAAGAAGTTCATGTAGATGAAGCGTTTGATGATTTATTACAATATATCTTGAAAATCGATGAAATTACGAACTTAGATTCAAGTCAAATTGAACATGAAGCAAGTGTTCGTAAACCGTTATATAGTCAACGAATCATTCATAATTTAACGTTAGATTCGATAGTATTTCGAAATACATTAATTTATGCCGTCATTATGGCAGTAGCAATATTTATTTCGTTAGCCTTTAATATCCAAAAATCTTACTGGATACCATTAACAGCACATACAGTCTTATTAGGTATGACAACTCGACGTATGTTAAACCGTTCTGTTGCTCGTGGACTAGGTACAATCTTAGGAACACTTGTCTTATCAACTATATTGTATTTCAATCCACACTTAATCATTGCCGTTATCATAATGGGTATTGCAGCGATGGTCACTGAAACATTTGTAGGTTCAAACTATGCGTTCGCAGTTATATTTATCACGATCCAAGTTATATTATTAAATGGTTTAGCATCAGATAATCTTTCAATTTCAATTGCCTATACACGTATCTTTGATGTGTTGATCGGTATAGTAATTGCAGTTATCGGAATTTTACTTATTAATCGTCAAACGGCGTCTGCCATGTTACCACGAACGATTGCAGAAGTGGTTCGTAAGGAAGCGGTCATCTTCCAATACTTATTCTCAGAGAATCACTATCAAGACGATTTACGTGAAAGAGATGAAAGCCTAGCTTTATCAGTGAAAATGAGTAACATGACTCAAATCAACAATTCAGCAAGTGGTGAATTGTTCTCTAATCAAGAAGTGATTCGTTATTATTATCCAAGTATAATTGCCTTGGAAGAGATTAACTTTATGTTAATGCGTGCGATGCAAAATCATCAACGTCAACGTATTTCAGATCAACAAATGGGAGAATACCTAGTTACTTTTGAAAATTTAGCGAAACATTTCGAACTTCAAAGCCGACTTGAAATTAATGAACTTTCCGATTTACCTCAATATAATTACATTAAATCGGCATTAATGAGACTACAAAATAATTGTGTGCATACGCGTAAAGATATAGATGATGTTGAAAATGGTGTGGCGATTAAAGCATAG
- a CDS encoding putative quinol monooxygenase, with product MIIINAKLKVSEEHREAYLDLMTNLVKHARVEEGNTFYSHYEDVTERNTFVVVENYKDQDAVGAHNHSDHFKVFSENIGKYITEKPVIDVAEAK from the coding sequence ATGATTATTATTAATGCCAAACTTAAAGTAAGCGAAGAACATCGTGAAGCATATTTAGATTTAATGACGAACTTAGTTAAACATGCACGTGTAGAAGAGGGTAATACATTTTATAGTCACTATGAAGATGTGACTGAACGTAATACGTTCGTAGTTGTAGAGAATTATAAAGATCAAGATGCTGTTGGAGCACACAATCATTCAGATCATTTCAAAGTTTTTAGTGAAAATATCGGCAAATATATTACAGAAAAACCAGTCATCGATGTAGCGGAAGCCAAATAA
- a CDS encoding alpha/beta fold hydrolase, whose protein sequence is MNRKHFKTQIYQLKNYHNEQVEVAFAGNQTSNRAIVFLHGAIMTYRIMTMFEPYFREYKMIYINCPSRGKSSSIDRNNHTLDDYSERIEDVLEQIVSSQHLEKVMVIGYSMGGMIGTRLLKFNTLPISHLVYLSSAAKITPNTSMLARLFSTDSKRDHFKYEITAIKNLPQYILKKTVYARKENGLDILSFVAPIKTIITDLIYTIKADYLPDIEEIEQFPKLLFISGKDDEIIPYTDSQATMEQYKRYGGETKEIVYPGIGHMDFPSVLEQLPNGTVGIVDHIKDWIEDK, encoded by the coding sequence ATGAACAGAAAACATTTCAAAACACAAATTTATCAATTGAAAAATTATCATAACGAACAAGTCGAAGTGGCATTTGCCGGGAATCAAACTTCAAATAGGGCAATTGTCTTCTTACATGGGGCAATCATGACCTACCGCATTATGACGATGTTTGAACCGTACTTTAGAGAATATAAGATGATCTATATTAACTGTCCAAGCCGTGGTAAAAGCTCAAGTATCGATCGCAATAATCACACATTAGATGATTACTCTGAACGAATTGAAGACGTTTTGGAACAAATTGTTTCGTCACAACATCTTGAAAAGGTCATGGTCATTGGTTACTCGATGGGTGGAATGATTGGCACACGTTTGTTGAAATTTAATACATTGCCTATATCGCACCTTGTTTATTTAAGCAGCGCAGCTAAAATTACACCAAACACAAGTATGCTAGCACGTTTGTTCTCTACAGATAGTAAACGTGATCACTTTAAATATGAAATTACTGCAATTAAAAATTTGCCACAATATATTTTAAAAAAGACGGTCTACGCACGAAAAGAAAACGGACTAGATATCTTATCATTCGTCGCCCCAATTAAAACAATCATTACAGACTTAATATATACAATTAAAGCTGATTATCTTCCAGATATTGAAGAAATTGAACAATTTCCTAAGTTATTATTTATCTCTGGCAAAGATGATGAAATCATTCCGTATACTGATTCACAAGCGACAATGGAGCAGTATAAACGCTATGGAGGAGAAACGAAAGAAATCGTCTATCCAGGTATCGGCCATATGGACTTTCCTTCTGTCCTTGAACAATTACCAAATGGTACGGTAGGCATTGTCGATCATATTAAAGATTGGATAGAAGACAAATAA